The Desulfonatronum thiosulfatophilum genomic interval ACCACCCCGAAAGCGTTTCCATGACACTCTCCTCGCGTTTCCCGGAGAATCCTGCAACCCCCACATCCCAGGTCATGGGGCTGCGCAAAAGAATCCAGGGCAAGCGCATCCTGGAAATCCGCTCGGATTGGGTGCATCGCCGTTTGGCCATGGGCATGGGATTGCAAGAACCGACATCATGGTTGATTCTGGATGCAAAAAAAGGCGTTGGTCTCGAAAACCAGGCCCCGGAATGGGGAAATGATGCATCCAGTTGGCCTTCGCTTGAACAGATTCATGGAGATTCCCAGATATGGCATGCACACCCCCAAGTTTCTCCACTCATGCGCCAGACCTTGCAAAACCTGCCCGAAGACTTAGGTAATACGCTGCTGAACGGGTTTGCTTCCGGGCTGCCGCCGGACAGTTTTTTCGTCTATCAGTCCCCTTCGAGCCAGAGTTTCGCCTGCCCTTGGATCCTTCCTGAGCCAATCCGAAGGACCAGCACGGAAACACGTTGCTCAACCGCCTTCATGGCGGCAACATTGCTTGCCGACGAAATTTTCTTTCAAGACAAGACATCCGTGGACAAGCTCGCCACAGTGCGGGTCCACAAGCGTAAAAAACGCTTGCTGAAAAACCTGGATGCCGACGAACAGCGCCTGTTGGGTTTCGTACAGTTGGCGGAGAGGGCCCAGTTGATCCGCCGGAACCTCTACCAACTTCCGGCCCAGGTCACCGGGCGTTCCAGGCTTGAGCGAATCACGCTTCCGGAAGATGACGACACCATGGTCGATCTTGTTCTGGATGCAAAGTTGACAATCCTGGAAAACATGGAACGCTGGTTCCGGCTCGCCGACAAGGGCCGACGCGGTCTGGTCCATGTTCAACGCCGTCGGGAAGCGATCAAGACGGAAGCCTCTCCGGCTCATGCTACGGTGCAGCGAACCACGCCGGAGCCAAAGAACGCATCCCACCGGAAACGAAAGCTTCCTGATCGCAAGAGCATATCCTTGCCCCTGCACCGCTTTTTGAGTAGCGACGGTTTTGTGATGTTGCGCGGCAAGAACCAGAAAGCCAACCACGCTCTGCTCACCAAGACGGCAAGTTCCTTCGACTTCTGGTTTCATGCGGCCGATGGTCCCGGAGCCCATCTGATCTTGAAACGCGATTTTCCGGAACAGGACGTTCCAGAACAAACCATGATCGAGGCAGCGGGTCTGGCCGGACTGGCAAGCCATTTTTCCAGCTCCGACAGCGCAACGATTATCTGCGCGCAGGTCAAATACGTTCGTGCCGTCAAAGGTACGCCTGGTTTGGCCAGAGTGGACCGAGTCCACCAAACGCTCCATGTCACTCTGGACCCAAATTTAGAAAGAATATTGCGGGTCGTGGAAGACGGAAAGCCCTATTGATCTTCCTGTTCCTGAAAACTACCATCTGCATTCTGGCCTGAGCCCATGACACAACCCCTAGAACGTGTTCGCGTTCCTTCCGCGCAATCGGAAACCATGACCGACCAGCATGGCCGGTCCATCAATTATCTGCGCCTGAGCATCACGGATCGATGCAATCTGCGATGCCTGTACTGCCGTTCCTGCGAAGGACTGAAAATGCTTCCCCATGACCAGATGCTCAGTTATGAGGAGTGCCTGGAATTGATTGCCGTGGCTTCGACGCTGAACATCTCCAAAGTCCGGCTGACTGGCGGCGAACCGTTCATTCGCAAAAATTTTTTGCATTTTCTGGAACGAATTCTGGATGCCCACCCCCAGTTGGACATGCGTCTGACCACCAACGCAACCCTGCTGGGCGGCAAGATCCCCGCACTCAAGAAAATCGGCATCAAGGGGCTGAACATCTCCCTGGACACCCTGGACAGGGCCAAGTTCCAGCGCATCACCGGGCGGGATTTTTTTCTCCCTGTCCGCGGCGCAATCGATCAATGCCTGGATTATGGATTGCGGATCAAGATCAATGTCGTGGCCATGAAGGGCATCAATG includes:
- a CDS encoding NFACT RNA binding domain-containing protein codes for the protein MEALLYRHLVRELQPMVLGRRLERIYAPRLGLWTFRLQPGEHPRHLLFSHHPESVSMTLSSRFPENPATPTSQVMGLRKRIQGKRILEIRSDWVHRRLAMGMGLQEPTSWLILDAKKGVGLENQAPEWGNDASSWPSLEQIHGDSQIWHAHPQVSPLMRQTLQNLPEDLGNTLLNGFASGLPPDSFFVYQSPSSQSFACPWILPEPIRRTSTETRCSTAFMAATLLADEIFFQDKTSVDKLATVRVHKRKKRLLKNLDADEQRLLGFVQLAERAQLIRRNLYQLPAQVTGRSRLERITLPEDDDTMVDLVLDAKLTILENMERWFRLADKGRRGLVHVQRRREAIKTEASPAHATVQRTTPEPKNASHRKRKLPDRKSISLPLHRFLSSDGFVMLRGKNQKANHALLTKTASSFDFWFHAADGPGAHLILKRDFPEQDVPEQTMIEAAGLAGLASHFSSSDSATIICAQVKYVRAVKGTPGLARVDRVHQTLHVTLDPNLERILRVVEDGKPY
- the moaA gene encoding GTP 3',8-cyclase MoaA, which encodes MTQPLERVRVPSAQSETMTDQHGRSINYLRLSITDRCNLRCLYCRSCEGLKMLPHDQMLSYEECLELIAVASTLNISKVRLTGGEPFIRKNFLHFLERILDAHPQLDMRLTTNATLLGGKIPALKKIGIKGLNISLDTLDRAKFQRITGRDFFLPVRGAIDQCLDYGLRIKINVVAMKGINDDELAAFIRLAENQPLDVRFIEFMPVGEKTVWRPDQVWTSREILQQAQEVVQLKPVTESGKRNGPARMFEIVGGKGRIGVISPMSSHFCGQCNRLRITPDGRLRTCLFSDKEYRLRPILRSSKLGREHLRRVIIRAGKIKPMGHEILAAQGRQGSVCRKIMSAIGG